In Daucus carota subsp. sativus chromosome 4, DH1 v3.0, whole genome shotgun sequence, one DNA window encodes the following:
- the LOC108217797 gene encoding uncharacterized protein LOC108217797: protein MAAKVLVAIFVIFASMFTVFPASTNPLPFVLFHGIADECSSARLQNFTATLRKWSGAQGSCIEIGNGFMDSFFMPIEKQIEVACKKVKSMKELSAGYNLVAESQGNMVGRGLIQTCDGGPPVKNYIALAGPHAGVASPPLCNETQTCVLEANLIRLGVYTKFVQERLAPAGYIKIPTDIEGYMKGCVFLPRLNNEISGQKNSLFKKRFSRLQNLVLIKFEQDQTLIPRETSWFGHYEDGSWNKILPVQQTKLYTEDRIGLRTLDKAGKVKFINVTGDHLQISFSDLQKHVFPYLRAN from the exons ATGGCAGCCAAAGTTTTAGTAGCCATCTTTGTGATATTTGCTTCGATGTTCACCGTGTTTCCTGCTTCGACGAATCCTCTGCCTTTTGTGCTGTTTCATG GCATTGCAGATGAATGCAGTAGTGCAAGACTGCAGAATTTCACAGCAACTCTGAGAAAATGGTCTGGTGCTCAAGGATCTTGCAT AGAAATAGGGAATGGATTTATGGATTCATTTTTTATGCCAATTGAGAAACAG ATTGAGGTAGCTTGCAAGAAGGTGAAGAGTATGAAAGAGTTGAGTGCAGGGTACAACTTAGTTGCCGAATCCCAG GGTAACATGGTTGGACGAGGGCTCATACAGACATGTGATGGAGGACCTCCT GTGAAGAACTACATAGCACTAGCAGGTCCTCATGCTGGTGTAGCATCTCCACCTCTGTGTAAT GAGACTCAGACATGTGTTCTTGAAGCAAATTTAATCAGGCTGGGGGTATACACAAAGTTTGTCCAG GAAAGGTTAGCACCTGCTGGATATATCAAAATCCCAACT GACATTGAGGGTTACATGAAAGGCTGCGTGTTTCTACCAAGGCTTAACAATGAAATTTCAGGACAGAAAAACTCGCTATTTAAGAAAAGGTTCTCCAGGTTGCAGAACCTGGTGCTTATCAAG TTTGAACAAGACCAAACATTGATACCAAGGGAAACATCTTGGTTTGGTCACTATGAAGATGGGTCCTGGAACAAAATCTTGCCTGTGCAACAG ACAAAACTATATACTGAAGATAGGATTGGTTTAAGAACTTTGGACAAGGCTGGAAAGGTGAAATTCATAAACGTAACGGGGGATCATCTTCAGATATCATTTAGTGACTTGCAAAAACATGTATTTCCTTACTTGAGAGCAAACTAG
- the LOC108217029 gene encoding uncharacterized protein LOC108217029, with protein MEKLVYALVHATPKLRPYLQAHKVEVRTTYPLWQIMHKPEVTGRMMKWAIELGQFDLDYKPRTAIKGQALADFILEFPEDGEKSGLLIKYDPNLPPQQTYPKENIPELWWILHTDGAVNNEGAGAGIVLVSPEGHRLLNAIHFTFHLSNNDAEYEALIRGLRLALEMKVKKLVVKVDSMLVVEHIKGGYQPKGPKTTIYLRCVQGLLDQFEEVQVNKEIPNIPKHEVPDIEDKDENPTWMTPIWNFIREGKLPEDKAEARKLKYKAARYVEYDGKLYKRGFNQPLLKCIDGEECTYVMREVHEGICGNNSGGNSLAMKIFRQGPATSLTAMTSPWPFAMWGIDLIGVLPKANGGVKFGVPYKLISDNGKQFDSKELRGQCDNLGIKKDYVAVYHPQSNRQREAVNKIIKHTLKTKLEDNKGSWL; from the exons ATGGAGAAGCTAGTATATGCCCTGGTACATGCGACCCCAAAACTACGACCTTACTTACAGGCTCATAAGGTAGAAGTTAGGACGACATACCCTCTCTGGCAGATTATGCATAAGCCAGAGGTGACAGGCAGAATGATGAAGTGGGCAATAGAGTTGGGACAATTCGACCTAGACTACAAACCGAGGACCGCCATCAAGGGACAGGCCCTAGCAGATTTCATCTTGGAATTCCCTGAGGATGGGGAGAAGTCTGGGCTCCTGATTAAATATGATCCCAACCTACCACCACAGCAGACATACCCTAAAGAAAACATACCCGAGCTCTGGTGGATATTGCACACCGATGGGGCCGTAAATAATGAAGGAGCAGGAGCCGGGATAGTGTTGGTAAGTCCGGAAGGACACAGACTTTTGAATGCAATTCACTTTACCTTCCATCTCTCTAACAACGATGCAGAGTATGAAGCCCTGATTAGAGGGTTAAGGCTAGCCCTTGAAATGAAGGTTAAAAAGCTTGTTGTAAAAGTCGACTCCATGTTGGTGGTCGAGCATATCAAAGGGGGATACCAACCGAAAGGACCTAAAACGACCATATATCTCAGATGTGTCCAGGGATTGTTGGACCAGTTTGAAGAGGTGCAAGTGAACAAG GAGATACCTAACATCCCCAAGCATGAAGTACCTGATATAGAAGATAAGGATGAGAATCCAACATGGATGACCCCGATTTGGAATTTCATCAGGGAGGGCAAGTTGCCCGAAGATAAGGCCGAAGCCCGAAAATTGAAATACAAGGCTGCTAGGTACGTAGAATATGATGGGAAGTTGTATAAGAGAGGCTTTAACCAGCCACTGCTCAAATGTATAGATGGAGAGGAGTGCACCTATGTGATGAGGGAGGTCCATGAAGGCATATGTGGAAACAACTCGGGAGGTAACTCTCTGGCCATGAAAATTTTTAGACAGGG CCCAGCCACATCCTTAACCGCCATGACCAGTCCTTGGCCTTTCGCCATGTGGGGCATAGATTTGATCGGGGTACTCCCTAAAGCCAACGGAGGAGTGAA GTTTGGGGTCCCTTACAAGCTGATTTCGGATAACGGAAAGCAGTTCGACAGCAAGGAGCTAAGAGGCCAATGTGATAACCTTGGCATCAAGAAGGACTATGTGGCGGTGTACCACCCCCAAAGCAACAGGCAGAGAGAGGCAGTGAACAAAATCATCAAGCATACTTTAAAGACAAAGTTGGAAGACAACAAAGGAAGCTGGCTATAA